Genomic window (Jeotgalibacillus aurantiacus):
CTGATTGGACGTCAGGAACAACTGAAGCAGCAGCTCAATCAGGTCATTGAGGCATCAAAGGGTTCCGCTCAAAGCGGACAGTCTGTTCATGAAGCCATGCAGGTACTTCAGCAGCACGCATCAGAAAATGATAAAAGCATTGAAGACATCATTGATTCCATGCACAGATTAGAACAAACATTTAACGACATCCAATCCTTTGCCGATGAGGTAAAAGGACAGGCAAATGACCTGATGGCTAACCTGAAAAAATAATCCTGAAACCTTTTGTTCAGAAAAAACGTCTATATAGGAGACAGTCAAACCTGACTGCTCTGTTAAATATGGAAATCAAAAGGAGAAATACAATGTTAAAACGCATATTATTATCAACGATGGCGGTTATGCTCATGGTACCTGCTCTGTATGCAGGCGCATCTGATCATAACACGGAAGAAAGTATTGACGAGCGCTTCGGCCTGCCGATTCTCGTACTTGGTGGCACGCTTTCTGAGGATCAAAAGCAGGAAGTGCGCGAAATGCTTGAAGTAAACGATCCGGAAATGGTGGAAGAAGTGGTCGTAACCGGCGAAGATCTTGTGCGTTATATTGATGGAGAAGATCGCAATGCACGTATGTTTTCTTCAGCTAAAATCACACGTGAGGATGACGGGCACGGGCTTGTTATTGAGCGTGTAACCCCTGAAAATATTACTGAAGTAACGGACAGTATGTATGCGAATGCTCTCTTAACAGCAGGGATTGAAAATGCCACAGTGGAAATCGCTTCTCCTGTAAAAGTAAGTGGGCACTCTGCGCTTACAGGGATTTACAAAGCATACGAAGTGAGTGGTGAAGAGCTTGATACAGCAAGACTTGAAGTAGCCAATGATGAATTAAATCTGGCAACGGACCTTGCAAACAAAGAAGGCATTGATCAGGAAAAAGTAAGTGAACTCTTAACAGAAATCAAACAGGCGATT
Coding sequences:
- a CDS encoding DUF1002 domain-containing protein; translation: MLKRILLSTMAVMLMVPALYAGASDHNTEESIDERFGLPILVLGGTLSEDQKQEVREMLEVNDPEMVEEVVVTGEDLVRYIDGEDRNARMFSSAKITREDDGHGLVIERVTPENITEVTDSMYANALLTAGIENATVEIASPVKVSGHSALTGIYKAYEVSGEELDTARLEVANDELNLATDLANKEGIDQEKVSELLTEIKQAIAEQNPATREDVEQIVNDQLTNLEINLSEEDRQRLTDLFEQMRNLNINFDNVSQQLNDLSTAIQDQLSDVINDEGFWQGVRDFFQGIIDAISGIFGGGTEDESTP